The DNA region CTAAAAATGAATATCCAGTTCTTGGAGAATTAACTCCTAATGATATTCCTTATGATGAGAAATCTTCATTTTCCATTTGGGCAAACCATAGAAAAACATTTACTGGAGTAACAGATAACGATAGAGCTCTCACTATAAGTAGTATGGCTAAAATGTGTAAAGAAGAAAGATTTTCTGACTTTGGAAAAGAGTTCAGATCTCCAGGTCATGTGGCCCTACTTCGAGGAGCAAATGGTCTATTAAAAGGTAGACAAGGCCATACTGAAATAAGTTTAGCAATGGCAGAAATGGCAAATATCACTCCAGTTACAGTAGTATGTGAAATGATGGACAGCACTACTGGAGAAGCTAGATCTGTGGAAAAAGCAGAAGACTATGCAAAAGAACATGGACTTATTTTCATGGATGGGAATATAGTTATTGAAGAATATTTAAAATAAACATCCAATAACTAGCTAATAAATAAAATAAGAAATAAAGGGTGGTGAAATTATGGTTGAAACAATAGATGAATATATTTCTGAATTTCCAAAAGATATACAAGAAAAATTAGAAAAAATTAGAAAAACTATACAAGAAACTACACCTGAAGCAACTGAGAAAATTAGCTATGGAATACCTACTTTTTATTTAAATGGTAATTTAGTTCATTTTGCTGCTTATGAAAAACACATTGGATTTTATCCTGCTCCAAGTGGAATAGAAAATTTTAAAGATGAATTATCGGAATATAAAACTTCTAAAGGAACAATTCAATTTCCATTAGATAAAGAAATTCCATATGATCTTATAAAAGAAATTGTTAAATTTAGAGTTAATGAAAATGAAAATAAGAAAAAAACTAAAAAATAATCATGAGTAAAAAAAGTATTTTATAAAAAGCATCCTAAAACTGATGGATAATAATTATTTAAAAAAATTTTTTATCTCATCAAAAGACAAATAACCTTTGAATTTAGGAATATTACTCATTTTTACTATTTTTTCTAAATCAAGATGTTTTTCAACTGTTTTCAATGCAGCTCTAGAAAACTCTTCCAATTTTATTTCTACTTCAGGAGTAGTGCTCCTTTCATCTAATTTTATTTTTGGAATAGCTAATATATCATCAATAGCTAATTTATTTCCAGTTTCAGAATTAAAAACAGAAGTTACATAGCTAGCTACTTCATTAAAAATATCCATATCATAGACTTTATTAAATATGATTCCATTGACTTCTATTCCCATTTTTTTCAAAGTTTTTGCATGGGAAGCTAAATCAACAGCTGCTGATTCAATTCCTCCTTTATTAACACCTGAAACAAGAAGCATTGGAATATTAGAAGAAACAGCTATTTCAGCACCAGAATAAGGAATTTTTTCATTGAGAAGACCTGTGAAAACGCTCATAACACCTTCAATAATAACAAAATCATAATTTGAAGATTTAAGTCGTTTTAAAGTATTTTCAATATCCATCCACCCAAGATGACCAATTTTAATAGAAGTATATTCTTCCATTTTATTTTTTGTCAAGTATAGTGAAGGTTCAGTATCTCTAACATCAGGACCAACTTTTAAAACACATACATTTAGTCCTCTTTTAGTTAATCCTCCAGCTATTCCAGTAGTAATGAAAGTTTTACCAGAATCAGAACCAGTACTTCCAATCATGAGCATTGGAGGAATTTCTTTAGAAATAGAATCAATATCATGAGTAGCTGTTATATTGTCATCATTTTGATTGATTTTACTATTTAATGAATTTAAAAGAATTTTCTTAAATTCATTACAAGATTTGATATTATTAATATTAATACCTGTATCAATAGCTAATTCAGATCTAATTCTTTTTTTAACTTCTTCATTAGCTATAAAAATATTATTTATATCATTAGGATTAGCACCAATATAATCAAAAATATTTTCAACAATAACAGGATTTTCATCTAAAATACCATGAATCATAGTTCCAATAACATTCCCATTATCATTTCTAACACCTGATAAAACAGAACTATCAGTATCTCCATAATTCATTCTCTTAATAGAAGAATAAAGAATTGGTAAGGTATTGTTATCATTTATCTTAATATTTCCATAAGTATGACAATGAAAACCTGTAATAAATTCATTTGAAGAAATATTTTTAGTTAAAAAAGAGTCATTAGCTACAACTGCCTCAACACGATCATTACTAATAAGAGGAGAAAAATTAACATCTAAAAGTCCCAATCCTTTTTTAATAATAGGGCAAGGAGATTTCCTACCAACATCAGTTTGATTAGCTAAAGCCTGAAAACCAGAACAAATTCCAATAACAGGTTTTCCATCTGCAGCCATTTGTTTAATTTCATCAGCTAAATCATTGGAAATAGAATTGGATTCAAGAATAGAACCTCCGGGAATGATTATAGCATCAAGCTCATCACTAGCTTTAACACCATTTGTATCATCGACCAAACCATTAGACTTAACAAGATTTGTTGGAAGATTACCAAAATCTTCAAATCCTGGGAGAGATCCTTTAATATAAGTTAATCCAATTTTCATGATTTTAACCTAATTCAATAGCTAATTCATATTTTATTATATTTATATATTTATAGAATATAAAAAAATTATATAATAAATAAATTATGTCTATAATAAATTATATTGTAGAATAAATTATATCATTAAATTAAAGCATATTTTATATAAATTAATATAATGAAATTAAATTTTATTCTAAATAATTTATATCTTTAGATTAAATTATTATATAATTTAATAGATTTAAACTAAAATATATGGGATTTACATATATTGAAAAATATATGTAAAATCTATGTAAAATATAAATAAAATAAATATATTGTAGAATAATATATTTAAATTAAAATATATTGTATATGATTATATAATGTTTATTATCAAAAACTCATTGATAAATAATCAGTTAAGTGATTCTAATGCAGCCATAGCTTTAATAATTTTAGCATCATCATTTGGTTTAGCTTGAAGTTGTAATCCTACAGGAATTCCATTATATTCTCCTGCTTTCATACTTCCAGCGGGAATACCGGCTAAATTAGCTATAACTGTTAAAACATCATAAGCATACATTTCCATTGGTTCAAGTTTTTCTCCAATTTTATGAGGGAGTTTAGGAACAGTTGGTCCAACAATTAAATCAACACCATCAAGAAGTTTGTTTATTTCATTTCGAATTAAAGATCTAGCTTGAAGAGCTTTTTTATAATATTTTCCACTGAATTCTTGTTGTGAAATATATGAACCAATCTCTATTCTTCGAAGAACTTCTTCACCACAA from Methanobrevibacter sp. TMH8 includes:
- a CDS encoding DUF1801 domain-containing protein, with protein sequence MVETIDEYISEFPKDIQEKLEKIRKTIQETTPEATEKISYGIPTFYLNGNLVHFAAYEKHIGFYPAPSGIENFKDELSEYKTSKGTIQFPLDKEIPYDLIKEIVKFRVNENENKKKTKK
- a CDS encoding AAA family ATPase; protein product: MMKIGLTYIKGSLPGFEDFGNLPTNLVKSNGLVDDTNGVKASDELDAIIIPGGSILESNSISNDLADEIKQMAADGKPVIGICSGFQALANQTDVGRKSPCPIIKKGLGLLDVNFSPLISNDRVEAVVANDSFLTKNISSNEFITGFHCHTYGNIKINDNNTLPILYSSIKRMNYGDTDSSVLSGVRNDNGNVIGTMIHGILDENPVIVENIFDYIGANPNDINNIFIANEEVKKRIRSELAIDTGININNIKSCNEFKKILLNSLNSKINQNDDNITATHDIDSISKEIPPMLMIGSTGSDSGKTFITTGIAGGLTKRGLNVCVLKVGPDVRDTEPSLYLTKNKMEEYTSIKIGHLGWMDIENTLKRLKSSNYDFVIIEGVMSVFTGLLNEKIPYSGAEIAVSSNIPMLLVSGVNKGGIESAAVDLASHAKTLKKMGIEVNGIIFNKVYDMDIFNEVASYVTSVFNSETGNKLAIDDILAIPKIKLDERSTTPEVEIKLEEFSRAALKTVEKHLDLEKIVKMSNIPKFKGYLSFDEIKNFFK
- the ribB gene encoding 3,4-dihydroxy-2-butanone-4-phosphate synthase codes for the protein MLKKALKSLQNGEFVLMYDDEKRESETDMIIGAEFVTGKEVATMREDAGGLICCCIHPNYCNELGLPFMTDIMDAAKNEYPVLGELTPNDIPYDEKSSFSIWANHRKTFTGVTDNDRALTISSMAKMCKEERFSDFGKEFRSPGHVALLRGANGLLKGRQGHTEISLAMAEMANITPVTVVCEMMDSTTGEARSVEKAEDYAKEHGLIFMDGNIVIEEYLK